In Alteromonas naphthalenivorans, one DNA window encodes the following:
- a CDS encoding spondin domain-containing protein yields MQYLAKHYKKALVLTLPFLLAACGDDDTREVIVEVEVPAEIPDPVPVSYDVTVTNLTNGQPVSPPAVVLHSEGTLWEVGAVASVELERIAEVGDSADFLTLGDASAGGVGPITPGDSQTISVTINDITDANLTIAAMLGNTNDAFTGINSWSLANLEVGATYTTVSPAYDAGTEANTESAATVPGPAANGEGFSPSRDDTGFISMHPGVVSSDDGLTTSALTVEHKFDNPVIRIQITRTE; encoded by the coding sequence ATGCAATATTTAGCCAAACATTATAAAAAAGCATTGGTACTTACGTTACCCTTTTTGCTTGCGGCGTGTGGTGATGACGATACCCGTGAAGTAATTGTAGAAGTAGAAGTGCCAGCTGAAATTCCCGATCCAGTGCCGGTATCGTACGACGTAACCGTCACTAATTTAACCAATGGTCAGCCAGTTTCGCCGCCTGCGGTAGTGCTGCATAGCGAAGGTACCTTGTGGGAGGTAGGTGCCGTTGCATCGGTGGAACTAGAGCGTATTGCCGAAGTAGGCGATTCAGCCGACTTTTTAACATTAGGTGATGCAAGTGCTGGCGGCGTTGGCCCAATTACCCCAGGCGACTCACAAACAATTAGTGTCACTATTAACGATATTACTGACGCTAACCTGACTATTGCTGCCATGCTGGGAAATACCAACGATGCCTTTACCGGTATTAACAGTTGGAGCCTAGCCAACCTTGAAGTAGGCGCTACCTATACCACTGTTAGCCCAGCTTATGATGCAGGTACGGAAGCAAACACAGAAAGTGCTGCAACCGTACCAGGCCCTGCAGCGAACGGAGAGGGCTTTAGCCCAAGTCGTGACGACACAGGGTTTATCTCAATGCACCCAGGTGTGGTGAGCTCGGACGACGGCCTTACAACCTCGGCGTTAACGGTTGAACATAAGTTCGATAACCCGGTTATTCGTATACAAATTACGCGAACTGAGTAA
- the yfaE gene encoding class I ribonucleotide reductase maintenance protein YfaE produces the protein MSTADKTLRIDVVDVGCISSPPDTTLLTALEAANINIHYHCREGFCGACRTKLIEGEVEYTTDPLAFIDDDEILPCCCVALCPLKIKVPL, from the coding sequence ATGAGCACAGCTGATAAAACACTCCGCATCGACGTTGTTGATGTGGGGTGTATTTCATCCCCCCCTGATACTACGCTTCTTACCGCCCTTGAAGCCGCTAACATCAATATTCACTACCATTGCCGTGAAGGTTTTTGTGGTGCGTGTAGAACTAAGTTGATTGAAGGCGAAGTAGAATATACTACCGATCCCCTCGCCTTTATTGATGATGACGAAATTCTTCCGTGCTGCTGCGTAGCCTTATGCCCGCTTAAAATCAAAGTGCCTTTATAA
- a CDS encoding response regulator transcription factor: MTDKILIVEDDQDIANLMRVNLLELGVEIEHQTDGKVALECALSDEFAIVILDVMLPSMSGLDICRKVRDALPMQSIIMLTSKTSETDRVLGLELGADDYMTKPFSVRELQARVRSQLRKYHVVQQTQTTQQQIDTPLKLGRLVIDQRNHQVFLSEEELVLTATEFELLHHLASHPGQVFSRSQLLESVWGYHHSGYEHTVNSHINRLRSKLENDATAPQIVQTVWGVGYKFNPQGV, encoded by the coding sequence ATGACCGACAAAATATTAATTGTTGAAGACGACCAAGATATCGCAAATTTAATGCGGGTTAATCTGTTAGAACTGGGTGTTGAAATAGAACATCAAACTGACGGAAAAGTAGCACTGGAATGCGCGTTGTCTGATGAATTTGCCATTGTAATTTTGGATGTGATGCTACCTAGCATGAGCGGCTTAGATATATGCCGCAAGGTGCGAGATGCCTTGCCTATGCAAAGTATTATTATGCTTACCTCGAAAACCTCTGAAACCGACAGAGTATTAGGGTTAGAGCTTGGCGCCGACGATTACATGACAAAGCCATTCAGTGTAAGAGAACTGCAAGCAAGGGTGCGTTCTCAGCTTCGAAAATATCATGTGGTGCAACAAACTCAAACCACGCAACAACAAATAGATACACCGTTAAAACTAGGCCGCCTTGTTATCGACCAGCGAAATCATCAGGTATTTTTATCTGAAGAAGAATTGGTACTAACCGCCACTGAATTTGAATTGCTTCATCACTTAGCCAGTCACCCTGGGCAAGTGTTTAGTCGCAGCCAATTATTAGAATCGGTGTGGGGTTACCATCATAGTGGCTACGAGCATACGGTGAATTCACATATTAACCGGCTGCGTTCGAAGTTAGAAAACGACGCCACCGCGCCCCAAATTGTACAAACCGTATGGGGTGTAGGGTACAAATTTAATCCTCAAGGAGTGTAA
- a CDS encoding sensor histidine kinase: MKFGFYPRLAVCLVGVFMVVMIACFYSTNLLQKRTQQEAEQKLHIGLAEHLVSDNPLLKEGVYDYEALGNLFHTLMILGPSFEFYYLDPEGTILTYSAEPGKVKADAVDIAPIKQLINTDRGFPIEGDDPRNIGLQKIFSAAPVYNNEQLQGYLYVIIGGERYDSIIANLQNSQSMREVALFMFVGLFLLLLALLVLFKYFTTPLRRLSDDMDCVREADFHREKLPPNLATWNRNSANEIDRLGCAFTDMLTHIDNQFDQLNKIDSQRRVLLADLSHDLRTPLASLQGYIETLALNEDSLSKEDRRHFVDVSLKNAKNLKHLIDQIFELAYLEGGQVTLHQESFPLGELLHDVAAKFELDAKQKNIAIKVIPDHFEYYVFADIGKLERVLTNLIANAIRHTPENGSIDLAVVLHSDKLRVDIRDTGIGISDKEIAYIFDARYQASNTEKDTCSHAGLGLAICKKLMALLNSDLRVESQLGKGTCFSFELTLANSH; this comes from the coding sequence ATGAAATTTGGCTTTTATCCTCGCCTTGCCGTGTGCTTGGTTGGCGTATTTATGGTGGTGATGATTGCCTGTTTTTACTCCACGAATTTATTACAAAAACGTACTCAACAAGAAGCAGAACAAAAACTGCATATTGGCTTAGCGGAACATCTTGTTAGTGATAATCCGCTGCTTAAGGAAGGGGTGTACGACTACGAAGCCCTTGGAAACCTTTTCCATACGCTAATGATTTTGGGCCCAAGTTTTGAGTTCTATTATTTAGACCCTGAAGGCACCATTCTTACGTATTCGGCCGAGCCTGGAAAAGTGAAAGCCGATGCGGTGGATATTGCCCCTATAAAACAGCTTATTAATACCGATCGCGGCTTTCCCATTGAAGGTGACGACCCAAGAAACATTGGCCTGCAAAAAATATTTTCTGCGGCACCGGTTTATAACAACGAACAACTGCAAGGCTATTTGTATGTGATTATTGGTGGTGAGCGTTACGACTCCATTATCGCGAATTTACAAAACAGCCAGAGCATGCGCGAAGTCGCATTATTTATGTTTGTTGGTTTGTTTTTACTCTTGCTAGCGTTACTTGTGTTGTTTAAATATTTCACCACGCCATTAAGACGCTTAAGCGATGATATGGACTGCGTACGAGAAGCCGATTTTCATCGAGAAAAACTACCCCCTAATTTGGCTACATGGAACAGAAACAGCGCCAACGAAATAGACCGCTTAGGCTGTGCGTTTACCGATATGCTTACCCATATAGACAATCAGTTCGACCAACTTAATAAAATTGATAGCCAGCGGCGTGTACTGCTTGCCGACTTATCACACGACCTGCGTACTCCTTTGGCTAGCCTACAAGGTTACATTGAAACATTAGCGCTGAATGAAGACAGTTTATCTAAAGAAGATAGAAGACATTTTGTGGATGTGTCGCTTAAAAACGCGAAAAACTTAAAGCATCTTATCGACCAAATATTTGAGCTTGCGTATTTAGAAGGCGGGCAAGTTACCTTGCATCAAGAGTCTTTTCCGTTAGGTGAATTACTGCATGATGTGGCCGCAAAGTTCGAGCTTGATGCTAAACAAAAAAATATCGCTATTAAAGTTATTCCCGATCACTTTGAATACTACGTGTTTGCTGATATTGGTAAGCTTGAGCGCGTGCTTACGAACCTTATTGCCAATGCTATTCGCCATACCCCGGAAAATGGCAGCATAGACCTTGCTGTGGTGTTACATAGCGATAAGCTTAGGGTAGATATTCGTGATACCGGTATTGGAATTAGCGATAAAGAAATAGCGTACATTTTTGATGCTAGGTATCAGGCCAGTAATACAGAAAAAGACACCTGTAGCCACGCAGGTTTAGGTTTGGCTATTTGCAAAAAGCTAATGGCACTGCTTAATTCAGATTTACGAGTAGAGAGTCAATTAGGGAAGGGCACGTGTTTTAGTTTTGAACTTACCTTAGCGAATAGTCATTAA